The DNA segment GATGGTAAGTCCAACGCCCGGGGCAGGCAGTTCGGCAGCCGAACAGGCAACGACTTGCAACCATGCAGCCACGACAACAATTGATGATATCAACATCGATTTCATTTGGTAAACCTCCAAACTGGGTTAATGAGAATGTCTTACGGTTTCTATTGTCGCGCCCAAGCCTGCGACAGTAAAGGATAACTTGACAATACACTTGTTTTATACACGCTGCCGATGGTCCGCAAAAAGCATACAAAGCTCAGCTATTTTCTGGACAGCCTTTGATTTTAACAGGAAACACACTATAATACGCTTTCTGATGATCGCCTATGCCCTTAGACACTACACTGGGCCGGAATGTTCCATCGGAAATGAAGATTAAATTTTGGATTTTTTGAATTACCCTGCCGTTCTCAAGCGTCTGATATAAGGACGTAGATGTTTAGCCGCGTTAATCTCCCCCTTCTGAATACTCTATTTATATGACAAAGAAAACCAGTTCCACATTAAAATCGACATGCCTGGCAGTCATTGCTGTATCGACAGTCTTTGGACTCACGGGCTGCAAATCTCCACAAGAGCACCGCCAGGAAGCCAATGACGTCGCTTACGATATCATCAAGGATAAGCAGGTCGACACGCTTGGTAAGGCCGAGCCGTTCACTATCGAAAGGCCCAGCGATGTTTTAAGGCGAAGACTTATCACCGATCAGGATCTGCTGCATGCCACTGACCTCTATCTGGGGCCGTGGGCCATCGAGCCGATCGAACAATGGCCTGACCCGAACTATCTCGAACCTACCATAGCAGGGGATAACATAGTAGATGTTCCTGAAGGCAAGCCCCTGCAGTTCACTCTTTTCGAGGCTTTGCAGATAGGTGCGGCAAACAGTTTTCGTTATCAATCCGAAAAAGAGGACATTTTCAGCACGGCACTGGATCTGGACCTGGAGCGGAACGAATTTCGCAATATATTCAATCAGGCACTGGAAAGCAACATCAGCACAGACAGCAGCGGCAGCCGTACAGTCTCAGGCACAACTAACAGCTCGGTCACGGATTTTTCAAGACAGCTCAAGAACGGCGCCACATTCACTTCTAATCTGGCCGTGGATCTGGCGAATCTGATCACGCTCGGAGGAGCATCTTCGCTGGGCCTGCGAGCTGACGCATCTGTGTCAGTGCCTTTGATGCGAGGATCGGGCGAATTTATCGTGACCGAACCGCTCACACAGGCCGAACGCAACGTAATGTATTCGATCTACAATTTCGAGCGATTCAAGAAGACGTTCGCGGTAGACATAGCAACCGAATATCTGGGCGTGCTTCGCCAGCTTGATCGCATAAAGAACGCCGAAGAGAACTATAGGCGTTTGATCATGTCGGTTAGAAGGGCCAGAAGACTTGCAGATGCGGGTCAACTTACGGAGATACAGGTTGACCAGGCGGTGCAGGATGAGCTGCGAGCCCGCGAAAACTGGATAGCTGCCCAGCAGAGCTACGAACGAGCGATCGACAACTTCAAGATCCTGCTCGGTCTGCCCACCGACGCCGAAATCGAACTGGATCGCGATGAACTGGACCGACTGGTCCGTATGACCGAAGGTGTCGCTCAGGTCGAGGACGATGAGGAAGATTACGAGCCCGTGCCCGCCGACGCACCGATCAACCTGCCCCCGCCGTCTCGCGAGGACGCAGGTCCGTACGAACTTGATCCTTATATCGCACAGAAGCTGGCGATCGAAAACCGCAAGGATCTCGAAGTCGCCAGGGGTGCGGTTTATGACGAACAGCGGTCCGTTGCTGTGGCCGCGGACGGGCTCAGAGGGGAATTGACCCTGCTGGGCGAGGCAGCTTCAGGTTCTCGCCGCAGTGTAGGCACTGCTGCAAGCGACGATGCGCAGATCCGTGCGGACAAGGCTTTTTACTCTGCGTTGCTGACTATGGATCTTCCTGTAGAGCGAACCGCTGAACGCAACCAGTACAGAAACAGTCTTATCCAGTTTGAATCCGCAATCCGCGATCTTGGGTCCTTGACCGATTCTGTCAAGCTGGACGTAAGGAATCGTCTGAGGGATCTGCTGACCACACGCGAAACCCTGCAGATCCAGGCAAGAGCTGTGATGGTGGCTGAAAAACGAGTGGAAAGCACAAATTTGTTCCTTCAGGCCGGCCGAGCGGAAATAAGAGACGTGCTTGAAGCCCAAAGCTCGCTTCTGAACGCACAAAACGCACTGACTTCCGCTATAATAAACTATAGAATTGCAGAACTGGAACTTCAACGTGACATGGGCCTTCTGGATGTAGACAGCCAGGGTCTGTGGACCGAATTCGACCCGGAGACACTGAAAAATGAGCAGTAACACCAAATTTTTTTCAAAAACCAAAGCAGCGATAATCATTCTTGTACTTATCATTGCCGCATTCACTTTTGCTGCCCTGAATCAAACATCAGATTCTAATAATCTGGCAGATGAAGTCCCAACCTACACAGTGAAGAAAGGTGACCTTGCCATCTCCGTCACCGAATCCGGGACGATCAAGGCCCGTGAGCAGGTTATCATCAAGAACGAACTTGAAGGACGAACCACCGTTCTGTATCTGATACCGGAGGCCACTCATGTCAAAAAGGGTGATCTGCTGGTGGAGCTGGACGCATCCGAACTGGAGGACCAGCGGGTGACGCAGGAAATAGACGTTCAAAATGCTCAATCATCATTCATTGGTGCACGAGAGAACCTTGCTGTTACGAAAAACCAGGCAAACAGCGACATCAAACAGGCGGAGCTCGATTATGAATTTGCAAAACTCGACCTCAACAAGTACATGGAAGGTGAGTATCCGAATCAGCTCAAGGAAAATGAGTCTAAGATTGTCCTCGCAGATGAAGAGGTGCAGCGGACAAAAGAGAAGTATGACTGGTCGGTGACCCTTCGAAAAGAGAAATATATTTCTCCCACCGAGCTCAAGAGCGATGAACTGGCGTGGAAAAAGGCCCAGCTCGAACTGCAGCTTGCAGAAAACGCACTGGAACTGCTTAAGAACTTCACACATAAGCGGAAGCTTGCTGAGCTCAATAGTGACGTCGAGCAGACAGAGAT comes from the Anaerohalosphaera lusitana genome and includes:
- a CDS encoding TolC family protein codes for the protein MTKKTSSTLKSTCLAVIAVSTVFGLTGCKSPQEHRQEANDVAYDIIKDKQVDTLGKAEPFTIERPSDVLRRRLITDQDLLHATDLYLGPWAIEPIEQWPDPNYLEPTIAGDNIVDVPEGKPLQFTLFEALQIGAANSFRYQSEKEDIFSTALDLDLERNEFRNIFNQALESNISTDSSGSRTVSGTTNSSVTDFSRQLKNGATFTSNLAVDLANLITLGGASSLGLRADASVSVPLMRGSGEFIVTEPLTQAERNVMYSIYNFERFKKTFAVDIATEYLGVLRQLDRIKNAEENYRRLIMSVRRARRLADAGQLTEIQVDQAVQDELRARENWIAAQQSYERAIDNFKILLGLPTDAEIELDRDELDRLVRMTEGVAQVEDDEEDYEPVPADAPINLPPPSREDAGPYELDPYIAQKLAIENRKDLEVARGAVYDEQRSVAVAADGLRGELTLLGEAASGSRRSVGTAASDDAQIRADKAFYSALLTMDLPVERTAERNQYRNSLIQFESAIRDLGSLTDSVKLDVRNRLRDLLTTRETLQIQARAVMVAEKRVESTNLFLQAGRAEIRDVLEAQSSLLNAQNALTSAIINYRIAELELQRDMGLLDVDSQGLWTEFDPETLKNEQ